TTCTCGAACGCGACCTTGTTGACCTCGGCGTCGCGGCGGGACGGGATGAAGGCCGCCATGCCGCCGATCGCGTGCGCGCCGCGCTTGTGGCAGGTGCGGACGAGGAGTTCGGTGTACGCGCGCATGAACGGGGCGGTCATCGTCACCGCGTTGCGGTCCGGGAGGACGAACTTGGCTCCGCCGTCACGGAAGTTCTTGACGATGGAGAAGAGGTAGTCCCAGCGGCCCGCGTTCAGTCCGGAGGCGTGGTCGCGGAGTTCGTAGAGGATCTCCTCCATCTCGTACGCGGCGGTGATCGTCTCGATGAGGACGGTCGCGCGGACGGTGCCCTGCGGGATGCCGACGTAGTCCTGGGCGAAGACGAAGATGTCGTTCCAGAGGCGGGCCTCCAGGTGCGACTCCGTCTTCGGGAGATAGAAGTACGGGCCCTTGCCGAGGTCGATGAGGCGCTGGGCGTTGTGGAAGAAGTAGAGGCCGAAGTCGACCAGGGCGCCCGGCACCGGGGTGCCGTCGAGCTGGAGGTGACGCTCGTTCAGGTGCCAGCCGCGCGGGCGGGTGACGACCGTCGCGAGCTCGTCGGCGGGCCTGAGGGCGTACGACTTGCCGGAGCCGGGGTCCGTGAAGTCGATGGTGCGGCTGTACGCGTCGATCAGATTCAGCTGGCCGAGGATCACGTTCTCCCACGTGGGGGCGGAGGCGTCCTCGAAGTCGGCGAGCCAGACCCTGGCGCCCGAGTTCAGGGCGTTGATGGTCATCTTGCGGTCGGTCGGACCGGTGATCTCCACCCGGCGGTCGTTCAGCGCGGCCGGGGCCGGCGCGACCTGCCAGGAGTCGTCCGCGCGGATGGCCGCCGTCTCGGGCAGGAAGTCCAGCGTGGAGGTACGGGCGATCTCCGCGCGGCGCTCACCCCGGCGGGCGAGCAGCTCGTCACGGCGGGGCGTGAACCGCCGGTGCAGCTCGGCCACGAACGCGAGTGCCGCGTGGTTGAGGACCTCGTCCTGCCGGGGCAGGGGCTCGGCATCGACGATGGCCAGCGGGGACGGCGCTGGTGCGGACATGAGCTGTCACTCCTTCAGCGGGCGGTGCGGGCGGCGTCTCACGGCCGCCGGGTCGCCTGAAACGGCACGGCGTGCCAGGGCTCCGGGATACGGCGGTGGGCGCCGTCCGGCATGCAGAGGGCTTCTGACCAGTGGATAGTAGTTTCCTCATAGTGGAAGTTCAATGGTTTGTTGATGTCGAGATTCTCCGGGTCGACAGAAGTCGTGCGGCACTGGCGCGCAGTGCCGGTGCGTTCATTCAAGGTGCTTCAGGTCCTCCACCGTGTCGATGTCGTACGCCTGAGCCACATCGGAACACTCGACGAGCGTGATCGCATCGTGGTGCGCCCGCAGATACACCCGAGCGCCCTGGTCACCCACCGCTTCCGCCGTGATGTCCGCCCACCGGTCGGCCCCGAACAGCACCGGATGGCCGCGTTCCCCGTCGTACGAGGCGGCCGCGAGACTCGTCCGGGAGCGATACGCCGATCGCACCCGCGCCACCGCGTCCGCGCCGATGCCCGGCTGGTCGACCAGGAGGACGAGCGCCGCGTCGGCCCCGGTACCGGCGAGTGCCCCGAGTCCCGCCCGCAGTGACGAGCCCATGCCCTCGGTCCACTCGGGGTTGACGGTCACCGTGCAGCCGGAGAGGTCGGCGCGGGCGCGTACCTCCTGCGCCGCGGCGCCCAGGACCACGTGGATGCCGTCGCAGCCGCCCTCCCGCAGCACGCGTACCGCGTGCTCCACCAGCGGCCGGCCGCGGTGTTCCAGCAGTGCCTTGGGCCGCCCGCCCAGTCGTCGCCCACCGCCCGCGGCGAGCAGGAGTCCGGCGACCACCGGGATTCGTGTGGTTCGAGTCATGCGCACTGGATACCCCGGACACACCCACTTTGCGCAAGTGGGCGAAGGCGGTCGGCGGCGGCGCCTTCCGTCGGGACACCTGTACGTCACCCTTGCGGGAGGCCCTGAATTCTGTCCCCGGAGTGGCGCTCGACACCTGTCATGGCGTTAACTTGCCCGCGTCCCGGGACACTTGACCGCGGTCCGGGGCCCGGTCGAAACACTGGCACAAGGATGTGCGAGGGGGAGTGCTTTGTTGCGAAGCGTGGGGCAGACGCTGGTGACCAGCAGTGGTGAGGATCCGAGGGTGACGGAGCTGCGTACGGCCGTCTCCCGACTCCGTCGTGAGCTGGCGGGGCATCCCCGGGAGTTTCCGGACCGGGGCATCGCCGAGGACGAGCTGGCCGCGCTCGACGCGATGGCGATGAGCGGCGTCCCCGAGATTCCGCGGCTGCGCCGTTCGCTGCTGCTGATCGCGGGGGCGATCGGCTCGGTCAGCGCACTGGCCTCCGCGCTCAGGGACGTACGGGTGGCCGTGGACCTCTTCGGCGAGCCGCCACGCCGCTGACGTACGGCAGCTGAGCCGGGCCCCGGCGAACGGGCCCCGGCGGCGCCGTTCGACGCGCTCAGCCGGTGGTGCCGCTGCCGGCCAGTGCGTCGGACAGCTCCTTCGCGGCCTGCTGCAGGATCGGCACGATCCGCTCCGTCGCCGCCTCCGTCACCCGGCCCGCCGGACCCGAGATCGAAATCGCGGCCGAGTTGGGGGAGTTGGGGACGGAGACCGCCAGGCAGCGCACCCCGACCTCCTGCTCGTTGTCGTCCACCGCATAGCCGAGCCTGCGGACCTGCTCCAGTGCGTCGAGAAAGCCGTCGGGCGTGGTGATCGTCTTCTCGGTGGCGGCCGGCATTCCGGTACGGGCGAGCAGTGCCCGCACCTCCTCCGGGGGCGTGTGCGCCAGCAGCGCCTTGCCGACGCCCGTGGAGTGGGGGAGCACCCGGCGGCCCACCTCGGTGAACATGCGCATCGAATGCTTGGACGGCACCTGCGCCACGTACACGATCTCGTCGCCGTCGAGCAGCGCCATGTTCGCGGTCTCGCCGGTCTCCTCGACCAGGCGCGCGAGATACGGGCGGGCCCAGGTGCCGAGCAGCCGGGAGGCGGACTCGCCAAGCCGGATCAGGCGCGGGCCGAGCGCATAGCGCCGGTTCGGCTGCTGGCGCACATACCCGCAGACCACCAGTGTGCGCATCAGACGGTGAATGGTGGGCAGCGGGAGACCGCTGCTCGCGGAGAGCTCGCTCAGCCCGACCTCGCCCCCCGCGTCCGCCATCCGTTCCAGCAGATCGAAGGCGCGCTCAAGGGACTGCACACCACCGCTGGAAGCGGCGGGCTTGGAGTCGGAAGTGCTGGCGTGGGACGGCGGCACGTCAACGGTCCTTTCGAGGCGGAAGAGCGGGTGCCCCGCCCGGCGAGGCACCCAGCAGCCTACCGGGCGGTTCCCGATCGGCCCACTGCTCCGGGCGCGGCGTCCTGGCCGGTCAGGGCATGCTTGTCCCGGTGTCTGCGGTCGGTGGGGCAGTTCTGCGGTGCCGCATTGGTCCCATCTTACGTTCCGCTCTGCGAAATCGTTCTTTTACCCTGTGGAAATCTTTGGTTTCGGGTGCGGGTGGTCCGCCGGCCGCCCGGCGGGGAAAGTGGGGCCTTGACGGCTCCGGATCCCGAGTGAAGACTCCTTCAACAGTTCGTTGAATCTGTCAGCCGTCAACCAGTGGCCAAAGGTCCGAAGTGAGGAGCACGGGTGTCCGGTGCGGACGTGAATCTGGTACTGCGCTCGACGCGTGTCGTCACCCCGGACGGGACGCGCCCCGCAGCGGTCGCCGTCGCCGACGGGAGAATCGACGCCGTCCTGCCGTACGACACCGGGCTGCCGGCCGGTGCCCGGTCGGAGGACTTCGGTGACGACGTCCTGCTGCCCGGCCTCGTCGACACCCATGTCCATGTGAACGACCCCGGCCGCACCGAGTGGGAGGGCTTCTTCACCGCCACCCGCGCTGCGGCGGCGGGCGGCATCACCACCCTGCTCGACATGCCGCTCAACTCCCTCCCGCCGACCACCACCGTCGCCCATCTGCGCACCAAGCAGCAGGTGGCCGCCCCCAAGGCGCACATCGACACCGGGTTCTGGGGCGGGGCGATCCCGTCCAACGTCAAAGACCTGCGGCCGCTGTACGAGGCCGGGGTGTTCGGCTTCAAGTGCTTTCTCTCGCCCTCCGGCGTCGACGAGTTCCCGGAGCTCGACCAGGAGCAGCTGGCCCGGTCCATGGCCGAGATCGCCGGTTTCGGCGGACTGCTGATCGTGCACGCCGAGGACCCGCGCCGTCTGGCCGCCGCCCCGCAGCGCGGCGGGCCCGCGTACGCCGACTTCCTCGCCTCCCGGCCCCGGGACGCCGAGAATGCCGCGATCGAGGGACTCATCGCGCACGCCAGGCGGCTGAACGCCCGGGTCCATGTGCTGCACCTCTCCTCCGCAGACGCGCTGGCGATGATCGCCGCCGCCAGGCGCGAGGGCGTACGGATCACCGTCGAGTCCTGTCCGCACTTCCTCACCCTCACCGCCGAGGAAGTCCCCGACGGCGCCACGGAGTTCAAGTGCTGCCCGCCGATCCGGGAGGCCGCCAACCAGGACGCGCTGTGGGACGGACTGGCCGACGGGACGATCGACTGCATCGTCTCCGACCACTCGCCGTGCACCACCGACCTCAAGACACCGGACTTCGCCTCCGCCTGGGGCGGCATCTCCTCCCTCCAGCTGGGTCTTCCCGCCATCTGGACCGAGGCCCGCAGGCGCGGCCACTCCCTCGACGACGTCGCCCGCTGGATGTCGGTCGCCCCCGCGGCACTGGCCGGACTGAGCCGCAAGGGGGCCATCGAGGCCGGTCGCGACGCCGACTTCGCCGTCCTCGCCCCCGACGAGACCTTCACCGTCGACCCCGCCGAACTCCTCCACCGCAACCGGGTCACCGCCTACGCCGGGAAGACCCTGCACGGCGTCGTGCGATCGACCTGGCTGCGCGGCGTACGGATCGCGGCGGACAACGCCGTCGCCGAACCCACCGGACGCCTCCTCGAAAGGAACCACTGACCATGACGGCGACAGCCCGTTTCACCGGCGACGCGAATCCGTACGGCGGCGGCGACCCCTATGCCGACTACCGCACCGCCGACCTCCCCTTCACCGATCTCGTCGACCTCGCCGACCGCCGCCTCGGCGCGGGCGTGATCGCCGCCAACGACGAGTTCTTCGCCGAGCGCGAGAACCTGCTGAAGCCGGAGCCCGCCGAGTTCGACCCCGAGCGCTTCGGTCACAAGGGCAAGATCATGGACGGCTGGGAGACCCGCCGCCGTCGCGGCACGGGCGCCGGCCGGCCGCACCCCACGGACGAGGACCACGACTGGGCGCTGGTACGGCTCGGCGCGCCCGGAGTCGTACGCGGCATCGTCGTCGACACCGCCCACTTCCGAGGCAACTACCCGCAGGCGGTCTCCGTCGAAGCGGCCTGCGTCCCCGGCTCCCCGTCGCCCGAGGAACTCCTCGCGCCCGGCGTGAAGTGGACAACGCTTCTGCCGCGTACGGCCGTTGGCGGGCACGCGGCCAATGGCTTCGTCGTCGCGGCCGAGCAGCGCGTCACCCATCTGCGGGTGAACCAGCATCCCGACGGCGGGATCGCCCGCCTGCGGGTGTACGGCGAGATCGTCCCCGACCCCGCCTGGCTGGCCGCCCTCGGCACCTTCGACCTGGTCGCCCTGGAGAACGGCGGCACGGTCGAGGACGCCTCCGACCGCTTCTACTCCCCGGCCACCAACACCATCCGGCCCGGCAGGTCCCGCAAGATGGACGACGGCTGGGAGACCCGCCGCCGACGGGACAGGGGCAACGACTGGATCCGCTACCGCCTCGTCGAGCAGGCGGAGATCCGCGCAGTCGAGATCGACACCGCGTATCTGAAGGGCAACTCGGCGGGCTGGGCGAGCCTTTGTGCCCGCGACGGGGAGGGCGGCGACTGGACCGAGGTGCTGCCCAGGACACGGTTGCAGCCCGACACGAACCACCGCTTCGTCCTGCCGGAGGCGGTACGGGCCACGCACGTCCGGATCGACATCTTCCCGGACGGCGGCATCTCACGACTGCGGCTGTTCGGCTCACCGACGCGGGAGGGAGCCGCACGGCTGGTCGCGCGTCACCGCGAGTCGGCCGGCTGAGCCCTCGGTGGCACACCGGTCACGGTGTGCCCGATGAGTCCGCGTCCATGGCATATGGGATCCTGGAGGCATGATCTTCATCGCCGTCAAATTCACCGTCCACAGCGCCGAACGCGACAACTGGCTCCCGGCCGTGGAGGACTTCACCCTCGCCACCCGGATGGAGCCCGGGAATCTCTTCTTCGAGTGGTCGTACAGCGTCGAGAACCCCGACCAGTACGTCCTGCTGGAAGCCTTCGCCTCGCCCGAGGCCGGAGAGGCCCATGTGAAGTCGGAGCACTTCGCGGCGGCGATGGACCGCATGGCGGATCTCGTCGCCGAGGCGCCGGAGATCATCAACGTCGAGGTGCCGGGCGAGGGTTGGTCACGGATGACGGAGCTCACCCCGCGCTCGCAGTGAGCCGTACGCGGGTGTGTCCGCGCCGGGCGAGGCGAACACACCCACGTACCCACGGCGGACGCCGCGATGTGACAGCCGCTCAGAACTCCTCGTGGACCTCGGGGTCCCCGCCGAACCGCTCCTGCGGCCCCGCCGAGATGCGCGCCAGCTCGTCCGCCGTCAGCTCGAACCCGAACAGGTCCAGGTTCTCGCGCTGCCGTCCCTGATCGGCCGACTTCGGGATCGGTACGGCACCGAGCTGCGTGTGCCAGCGGAGCACCGCCTGAGCGGGCGTCACACCGTGCGCATCGGCGATGGCGACCAGCTCGGGATCGGCCAGCAGGGCGTGGCCGCGGCCGAGCGGGCTCCAGCTCTCCGTGACGATGCCCTTGGCGGTGTGCACGGACCGCAGTTCGTCCTGCGGGAGGCGCGGGTGCATCTCGATCTGGTTGACGGCGGGCAGCACCCCCGTCTCCTGCTCCAGCCGGCCGATCTGGGCCGCGGTGAAGTTGGAGACACCGATCGAGCGCACCAGACCGTCCTCGCGGAGCCGGATCAGCGCCTTCCACGTGTCGACGTACAGATCGAGCCGGGGCAACGGCCAGTGGATGAGATACAGATCCACGTACTCCAGCCCGAGATTGCGCCGGGACTCCTCGAACGAGGCCAGCGTCGGCTCGTAACCGTGATGCCGGCCCAGGACCTTGGTGGTGACGAAGACGTCCTGTCTCGGCACGCCGCTGCGGGCGATCCCGCGGCCGGTGCCGGTCTCGTTGCCGTAGTTCAGCGCGGTGTCGACGAGCCGGTAGCCGAGGCCCAGCGCCCCGGCGACGGCCTTCTCCGCTGCGTCGTCGTCCAACGGCCAGGTGCCGAGCCCGACGGCCGGAATGGTGCGGCCGTCGTTCAGCGGGTGAGCAGGGGTCTCGGTCATGATCTCCCTTTTCGTTCGGAAACCTTCGGGGCCAGGGTAGGACGGACCGGGGCGCCGGGCGGGTACCGGTGCTGCCGGTCATGGCGGTGCCGGTACGGTGATCGTTCCGCGTGTGAGCCGTCGAGGTCTCCACAGCGTTTCCCACATCCTTTCCGCCGTGGAGAACCAGGAGAACCAGCCAGGTGTCCTCGATCGCCGTACCCGCCCTCGCCCCGCCGCGCCGTGCCTGGCTCACCGATCTGCCGGTGCTGCTCGTGGCGGTCGTCTGGGGTTCCAGCTATCTCGCGGCGAAGGGCATCACCACCGCGCAGACCGTCGTCGCCGTCCTCGTACTGCGTTTCGTCGTCGTGCTGCCCGTGCTGGCCGTGGCAGGGCGGCGCAGGCTGCGGGCGCTCAGCACGGCGCAGTGGCGGGGGGCCGGTCTGCTGGGCCTGGTCCTCAGCGCGATCTTCCTGGTGGAGACGTACGGCGTCGTGCACACCTCCGCGACCAACGCCGGGCTCATCATCAGCCTCACGATGATCTTCACCCCGCTCGCCGAGGCCGCCGTCACCCGCGTCCGGCCGCCCAGGGCCTTTCTCGCCGCCGCCGGGCTCTCGGTGGCCGGGGTGGCGCTGCTGACCCAGGGCGGCGGATTCACCAGCCCTTCGGCGGGCGATCTGCTGATGCTGGTGGCCGCACTCGCCCGTACCGTCCATGTGCTGCTGATGGCCCGCATCAAGTCGGTGCAGGGCGCGGACTCGCTGTCGCTGACCACGGTCCAGCTCGGCAGCGCGGTCGCCGTCTTCGCCGTGCTCGCCGCCGTGCCCGGAACCGGCGAGCCGCCATGGACGGTGGCCGCCGGGTTCGGCGTCCGGGAATGGGGCGGGCTGCTCTTCCTCTCCGTCTTCTGCACGCTCTTCGCCTTCTTCGTGCAGATGTGGTCGGTACGCCGCACCTCGCCGTCCCGGGTCAGCCTGCTGCTCGGTACGGAACCGCTGTGGGCCGCGGCCGTGGGCATCGCGATCGGCGGTGAACGGCTCGCTGTCCTCGGCATGGTGGGCGGGGTCCTGGTGCTCGTGGGCACCGCCTGGGGCCGCCGGTCGGTGACCCGAGCCGCTCCTTGAGCCGGGCGATGGCTCCGGCGACCGCTTGAGCCGCTCGGCCGCCGCACCACCGTCCGGTGGGCCGAAAGTCCCGCGTCGCGCGACTTTGGTCGCTCCCCGCGCCCGAATGGCCGGGGCCTGCGCCTGACCTGGGTAGTTTCGTCGTATGACGCGTACGGAGTACCGCTGGCTGCTGCCCTCGGCGATGGCAGACCCCGAGCTGCCCGGCGACCAGGGCGGCCGCAGGCGACGTACCGTGCGGGACTGGGCCGTCGACATCACCGCCTTCCTCGTCGCGGCCGGAATCGGACTGCTTTCGGCGTCGGCGATCGACGCCGACCACACCACCGCCGACGGCGTCGTCTTCATCGACTCCTTGATCGGGGCCGCCGCCTGCTGCGCCCTGTGGGTGCGGCGGCGGTGGCCGGTCGGCCTCGCGGTGGCCCTGGTCCTGCTCTCCACCGTCGAACCGGTCGCCGCCGGAGCCACGCTCGTGGCCCTGTTCAGCCTCGCCGTGCACCGTCCGTTCCGGCCCGTCGCGGCCGTCGGGGCGCTCGCCCTCGCCGTCGCTCCCGTACAGCCGTATCTGCGCCCTGACCCGGGCACCTCGTTCATCACGTCGACGGTCATCGGTGCGCTGCTGTCCCTGCTGGTGCTCAGCTGCGGCATG
This sequence is a window from Streptomyces sp. NBC_01217. Protein-coding genes within it:
- a CDS encoding DUF5955 family protein, translating into MGQTLVTSSGEDPRVTELRTAVSRLRRELAGHPREFPDRGIAEDELAALDAMAMSGVPEIPRLRRSLLLIAGAIGSVSALASALRDVRVAVDLFGEPPRR
- a CDS encoding nucleotidyltransferase family protein, coding for MTRTTRIPVVAGLLLAAGGGRRLGGRPKALLEHRGRPLVEHAVRVLREGGCDGIHVVLGAAAQEVRARADLSGCTVTVNPEWTEGMGSSLRAGLGALAGTGADAALVLLVDQPGIGADAVARVRSAYRSRTSLAAASYDGERGHPVLFGADRWADITAEAVGDQGARVYLRAHHDAITLVECSDVAQAYDIDTVEDLKHLE
- a CDS encoding putative quinol monooxygenase, coding for MIFIAVKFTVHSAERDNWLPAVEDFTLATRMEPGNLFFEWSYSVENPDQYVLLEAFASPEAGEAHVKSEHFAAAMDRMADLVAEAPEIINVEVPGEGWSRMTELTPRSQ
- a CDS encoding DMT family transporter, which gives rise to MSSIAVPALAPPRRAWLTDLPVLLVAVVWGSSYLAAKGITTAQTVVAVLVLRFVVVLPVLAVAGRRRLRALSTAQWRGAGLLGLVLSAIFLVETYGVVHTSATNAGLIISLTMIFTPLAEAAVTRVRPPRAFLAAAGLSVAGVALLTQGGGFTSPSAGDLLMLVAALARTVHVLLMARIKSVQGADSLSLTTVQLGSAVAVFAVLAAVPGTGEPPWTVAAGFGVREWGGLLFLSVFCTLFAFFVQMWSVRRTSPSRVSLLLGTEPLWAAAVGIAIGGERLAVLGMVGGVLVLVGTAWGRRSVTRAAP
- a CDS encoding IclR family transcriptional regulator, whose product is MPPSHASTSDSKPAASSGGVQSLERAFDLLERMADAGGEVGLSELSASSGLPLPTIHRLMRTLVVCGYVRQQPNRRYALGPRLIRLGESASRLLGTWARPYLARLVEETGETANMALLDGDEIVYVAQVPSKHSMRMFTEVGRRVLPHSTGVGKALLAHTPPEEVRALLARTGMPAATEKTITTPDGFLDALEQVRRLGYAVDDNEQEVGVRCLAVSVPNSPNSAAISISGPAGRVTEAATERIVPILQQAAKELSDALAGSGTTG
- the alc gene encoding allantoicase; its protein translation is MTATARFTGDANPYGGGDPYADYRTADLPFTDLVDLADRRLGAGVIAANDEFFAERENLLKPEPAEFDPERFGHKGKIMDGWETRRRRGTGAGRPHPTDEDHDWALVRLGAPGVVRGIVVDTAHFRGNYPQAVSVEAACVPGSPSPEELLAPGVKWTTLLPRTAVGGHAANGFVVAAEQRVTHLRVNQHPDGGIARLRVYGEIVPDPAWLAALGTFDLVALENGGTVEDASDRFYSPATNTIRPGRSRKMDDGWETRRRRDRGNDWIRYRLVEQAEIRAVEIDTAYLKGNSAGWASLCARDGEGGDWTEVLPRTRLQPDTNHRFVLPEAVRATHVRIDIFPDGGISRLRLFGSPTREGAARLVARHRESAG
- a CDS encoding aldo/keto reductase, which translates into the protein MTETPAHPLNDGRTIPAVGLGTWPLDDDAAEKAVAGALGLGYRLVDTALNYGNETGTGRGIARSGVPRQDVFVTTKVLGRHHGYEPTLASFEESRRNLGLEYVDLYLIHWPLPRLDLYVDTWKALIRLREDGLVRSIGVSNFTAAQIGRLEQETGVLPAVNQIEMHPRLPQDELRSVHTAKGIVTESWSPLGRGHALLADPELVAIADAHGVTPAQAVLRWHTQLGAVPIPKSADQGRQRENLDLFGFELTADELARISAGPQERFGGDPEVHEEF
- the allB gene encoding allantoinase AllB; the protein is MSGADVNLVLRSTRVVTPDGTRPAAVAVADGRIDAVLPYDTGLPAGARSEDFGDDVLLPGLVDTHVHVNDPGRTEWEGFFTATRAAAAGGITTLLDMPLNSLPPTTTVAHLRTKQQVAAPKAHIDTGFWGGAIPSNVKDLRPLYEAGVFGFKCFLSPSGVDEFPELDQEQLARSMAEIAGFGGLLIVHAEDPRRLAAAPQRGGPAYADFLASRPRDAENAAIEGLIAHARRLNARVHVLHLSSADALAMIAAARREGVRITVESCPHFLTLTAEEVPDGATEFKCCPPIREAANQDALWDGLADGTIDCIVSDHSPCTTDLKTPDFASAWGGISSLQLGLPAIWTEARRRGHSLDDVARWMSVAPAALAGLSRKGAIEAGRDADFAVLAPDETFTVDPAELLHRNRVTAYAGKTLHGVVRSTWLRGVRIAADNAVAEPTGRLLERNH
- the aceB gene encoding malate synthase A; the protein is MSAPAPSPLAIVDAEPLPRQDEVLNHAALAFVAELHRRFTPRRDELLARRGERRAEIARTSTLDFLPETAAIRADDSWQVAPAPAALNDRRVEITGPTDRKMTINALNSGARVWLADFEDASAPTWENVILGQLNLIDAYSRTIDFTDPGSGKSYALRPADELATVVTRPRGWHLNERHLQLDGTPVPGALVDFGLYFFHNAQRLIDLGKGPYFYLPKTESHLEARLWNDIFVFAQDYVGIPQGTVRATVLIETITAAYEMEEILYELRDHASGLNAGRWDYLFSIVKNFRDGGAKFVLPDRNAVTMTAPFMRAYTELLVRTCHKRGAHAIGGMAAFIPSRRDAEVNKVAFEKVKADKDREAHDGFDGSWVAHPDLVPIAMASFDAVLGEKPNQKERLREDVSVAAGDLIAIDTLDAKPTYDGLRNAVAVGIRYIEAWLRGMGAVAIFNLMEDAATAEISRSQIWQWINADVVFENGAHATADLARKVAAEELAAIRAEVGEDAFASGKWQQAHDLLLQVSLDQDYADFLTLPAYEQLA